From a region of the Coffea arabica cultivar ET-39 chromosome 3e, Coffea Arabica ET-39 HiFi, whole genome shotgun sequence genome:
- the LOC140003823 gene encoding cellulose synthase-like protein G2 yields the protein MEDPLPLHSCHVQKSCMIINRFYIFVHGTALLALLYYRVSSILEIILAESRELPYFVSYLLVFASELVLSFLWFLSISYRWRPVSRSVFPERLPEDQKLPAIDVFICTADPEKEPSVEVMNTVISAMALDYPLDKLHVYLSDDGGSPVTLGALREAWKFARFWLPFCTKYGIKTRCPEAYFSKDDDCDGSLSRSSSIEFIDDKKEIQKQYAVFKERVLRIQENTSTASKDHPPSIELIKDADDDRANQAEMPLLVYVSREKRPSHPHRFKAGALNVLLRVSSMLSNSPYILILDCDMYCNDSSSARQAMCFHLDKTISPKLAYVQFPQKFHNISSEDIYDSQLRLCFSHMWYGADGLKGPTFTGTCFYMKRMALYGTSQLQKDANLAQLQKVFGPSNDFIISIYQKNHTNGREFFSTALKEMDLLASCSYEKDTEWGEEIGFRYLSVVEDFFTSFMLQCKGWTSVYINPPKPSFLGSATTNLSDYLVQHTRWYTGLVDIVLSKYSPLIYGAPRMSSILQCMYISHIAYYFLNFFPLWCLAIIPQLCLLQGIPLYPEISNPFFLVFVFVFLSSNLKDIQEVLADGFSIRPWIYDQRMWMIRSVGCYIYSFLNAIQVKIGMRKASFKPTNKVADEGQFKRYLSGIYDFQASTMFIAPICTLVILNVTSLLLGAVKIVVTGNYDEMFIQAFISFFIVALQYPVIEAMFFRKDSGRISESSATLSALLAAIILVIGSLLFMY from the exons ATGGAGGatcctcttcctcttcataGTTGTCATGTCCAAAAGTCTTGCATGATCATTAATCGCTTCTATATTTTTGTCCATGGTACTGCTTTATTAGCCTTGTTATACTACAGAGTTTCATCCATCCTGGAAATAATATTAGCTGAAAGCAGGGAACTGCCATACTTTGTCTCTTATCTTCTGGTCTTTGCTTCTGAGCTCGTACTAtcttttctttggtttctctCCATATCATATCGATGGAGGCCAGTTTCACGTAGCGTATTCCCAGAAAGACTACCGGAGGACCAAAAACTTCCAGCGATCGACGTGTTTATATGCACTGCAGATCCTGAAAAAGAGCCAAGTGTGGAAGTGATGAATACGGTCATCTCAGCAATGGCACTGGATTATCCTCTAGACAAGCTTCATGTCTACCTTTCGGACGATGGGGGCTCTCCTGTGACTCTTGGTGCCTTGAGGGAAGCCTGGAAATTTGCACGCTTTTGGCTTCCATTCTGCACTAAATATGGGATCAAAACTAGGTGCCCTGAAGCTTATTTTTCAAAAGATGATGATTGTGATGGGAGCCTAAGCAGGAGCAGTAGTATTGAGTTCATAGATGACAAGAAAGAAATTCAG AAACAATATGCTGTGTTCAAGGAACGCGTGCTACGgattcaagaaaatacaagcACTGCCAGTAAGGATCACCCTCCTTCTATTGAG TTAATCAAAGATGCAGATGATGATAGGGCAAACCAAGCAGAAATGCCCCTTCTCGTTTATGTATCTCGTGAAAAGAGGCCCTCTCATCCTCACCGTTTCAAAGCTGGAGCCCTCAACGTCCTT CTTCGAGTGTCTAGCATGTTAAGCAATTCGCCATACATACTAATCTTAGATTGCGACATGTACTGCAACGATTCAAGCTCAGCTCGACAAGCTATGTGCTTTCACCTTGATAAAACAATATCTCCCAAGCTAGCATATGTCCAGTTTCCTCAGAAGTTTCATAATATCAGTTCCGAAGATATCTATGACAGTCAGCTTAGACTCTGCTTTTCG CATATGTGGTATGGAGCGGATGGGCTCAAGGGACCAACGTTCACTGGCACCTGCTTTTACATGAAAAGAATGGCGCTTTATGGAACTTCCCAACTTCAAAAGG ATGCTAATTTGGCCCAGCTTCAAAAAGTTTTTGGTCCATCAAATGATTTCATCATATCTATCTACCAGAAAAACCACACCAACGGAAGAGAGTTTTTTAGTACAGCGCTCAAAGAGATGGATCTTTTAGCTTCTTGTTCCTATGAGAAAGACACGGAATGGGGAGAAGAG ATAGGCTTCAGGTACCTTTCTGTAGTGGAAGATTTCTTCACAAGCTTCATGTTACAATGCAAAGGTTGGACTAGTGTCTATATTAATCCACCAAAACCATCATTTTTGGGTTCAGCCACTACAAATCTAAGTGATTATTTGGTTCAGCACACGCGATGGTATACCGGTTTGGTTGACATAGTTCTCTCGAAATATTCTCCTCTGATTTATGGTGCACCAAGAATGTCCAGTATTCTACAGTGTATGTATATCTCACACATTGCATATTACTTTTTGAACTTCTTCCCCTTGTGGTGTTTAGCAATCATTCCCCAGCTCTGTCTACTGCAAGGGATTCCTTTATATCCAGAG ATATCAAATccatttttccttgtttttgtatttgtattcCTCTCATCAAATCTCAAGGATATACAAGAAGTTCTAGCTGATGGATTTTCAATTCGACCGTGGATATACGATCAGAGGATGTGGATGATAAGGTCAGTAGGATGTTATATTTACAGCTTCTTAAATGCAATCCAAGTGAAAATTGGTATGAGAAAAGCAAGTTTCAAGCCTACCAACAAAGTAGCGGATGAAGGACAATTTAAGCGTTATCTGTCAGGCATATATGATTTTCAAGCATCGACCATGTTCATCGCTCCAATCTGCACTTTGGTCATTTTAAATGTGACTTCCCTACTTCTAGGAGCCGTCAAGATTGTTGTGACTGGAAACTACGATGAGATGTTTATTCAAGCTTTCATCTCATTTTTCATCGTAGCTCTGCAATACCCTGTGATTGAAGCAATGTTCTTCAGGAAGGACAGTGGTCGTATTTCTGAATCTTCTGCTACTCTATCAGCTCTGCTGGCTGCAATTATCTTGGTCATTGGATCTCTTTTATTCATGTACTAA
- the LOC140003824 gene encoding cellulose synthase-like protein G3 isoform X2: MEAFPLHQIAVDKLLVYINRSHTFIHSAVLICMIVYRVSSFLFNKDSQAIPLIPWLLIFSSELLLGFIWLMKSAYNWRPISRSVFLERLPPDDDLPPIDVFICTADPVREPPLKVMNTVLSSMALDYPPGKLSVYLSDDAGSSLTLYAIHEAWDFGRLWIPFCRKYAIKNGCPEAYFSTTIEDHGNKIGFQEERKNIEVEYEKFKERLRIAGESIGAKSSQDHPAMIEIIGSKDPVIADSDNAKMPRVVYVSREKRPSHPHNFKAGSLNVLLRVSGIISNSPYILVLDCDMYCNDSTSARQAMCFHLDQKMRSSLAFVQFPQKFGNISKNDIYDAALRYIFVVMWPGMDGLRGPILSGTCFYIKREALYGRSREKDVDLVQLKQSFGPSNEFLRSLKRTSHSDNKVIDDQDSVTALLQETRFVGFPTYETNTAWGKEASNWRSQTGWSSVFCNPQRPAFLGSSPTNLSDTLIQGTRWNTGLLEVFLSRFCPIIYGLGRVPLLDCMCYAYFSAQPLYCFPVWCLAIVPQLCLLNGIPVYPRVSSPWFILYSVAFLSTLGIHLWDVLRTGGTTRIWWNEWRVWMTKSVTAYFYGSLDAFLKLFGVKEASFVPTNKVADGEQVKRYQLGIYDFQASTMLLAPLVTLVILNTVSFIWGIGKSSLAGGWGELFGQIFLSFFILIVNYPIIEGMMLRKDKGRIPPSATLFSLACSFLILLLGYTAFF, encoded by the exons ATGGAAGCTTTTCCTCTTCATCAAATCGCAGTCGACAAATTGTTAGTCTACATCAATAGATCACACACTTTTATCCACTCCGCGGTGTTAATATGCATGATTGTCTACAGGGTTTCTTCATTTCTCTTCAACAAAGATTCCCAAGCAATCCCTTTAATTCCTTGGCTGTTAATCTTTTCTTCTGAGCTTCTCCTTGGCTTCATTTGGCTCATGAAATCTGCCTATAACTGGAGGCCTATCTCTCGTTCTGTCTTTCTTGAAAGATTGCCACCTGATGATGATCTTCCTCCAATTGACGTTTTCATATGCACTGCTGATCCCGTCAGAGAGCCACCCTTGAAAGTTATGAACACTGTTTTATCCTCCATGGCTCTCGATTATCCACCGGGGAAGCTCTCTGTTTATCTTTCTGATGATGCAGGCTCGTCTTTGACCCTTTATGCTATTCATGAAGCCTGGGACTTTGGAAGGTTATGGATTCCATTTTGCAGGAAATATGCGATCAAGAATGGATGTCCTGAGGCCTATTTTTCGACAACTATTGAAGATCATGGTAACAAAATTGGGTTCCAAGAAGAAcggaaaaatattgag GTGGAGTATGAGAAGTTCAAGGAGAGATTGAGGATAGCTGGAGAAAGTATAGGGGCTAAAAGTAGTCAAGATCACCCTGCCATGATTGAG ATAATAGGCTCCAAAGATCCAGTAATAGCAGATTCCGATAATGCCAAGATGCCCCGGGTGGTTTATGTTTCTAGAGAGAAAAGACCATCTCATCCCCATAATTTCAAGGCTGGATCCCTGAATGTTCTT CTTCGGGTGTCTGGCATCATAAGCAACAGCCCTTACATATTGGTATTGGACTGTGACATGTACTGTAATGATTCAACATCGGCCCGTCAAGCAATGTGCTTCCATCTGGACCAGAAAATGCGTTCTTCCCTTGCTTTTGTCCAATTTCCACAGAAATTCGGTAACATTAGCAAGAATGACATATATGATGCTGCTCTGAGATATATATTTGTG GTCATGTGGCCTGGTATGGATGGGCTTAGGGGACCAATATTGTCTGGTACATGCTTTTACATCAAAAGAGAAGCACTATATGGGCGTAGCAGAGAAAAAG ATGTGGATCTCGTTCAGCTCAAGCAATCCTTTGGCCCGTCCAATGAATTCCTAAGATCACTTAAAAGAACCAGCCACAGCGATAACAAGGTCATTGATGATCAGGACTCTGTGACTGCACTGCttcaagaaacaagatttgTAGGCTTCCCAACTTATGAGACAAACACAGCCTGGGGTAAAGAGGCAAGCAATTGGCGATCTCAAAC AGGATGGAGTTCTGTCTTCTGCAATCCCCAAAGGCCAGCATTTTTGGGGAGCTCTCCCACTAATTTGAGTGACACATTAATTCAGGGCACGAGATGGAATACCGGATTGCTTGAGGTTTTCCTTTCAAGGTTCTGTCCTATTATTTACGGGTTAGGAAGAGTCCCTCTTCTCGATTGCATGTGTTATGCCTACTTCTCTGCTCAGCCTCTGTACTGCTTCCCGGTTTGGTGTTTGGCTATTGTGCCTCAGTTGTGTCTGTTAAATGGCATCCCAGTGTATCCCAGG GTATCAAGTCCTTGGTTTATCCTGTATTCAGTTGCTTTCTTATCAACTCTTGGCATCCATCTGTGGGATGTTCTCAGAACAGGAGGAACAACAAGGATTTGGTGGAATGAATGGCGTGTATGGATGACAAAATCAGTTACAGCATATTTCTATGGAAGCTTGGATGCTTTCTTGAAGTTATTTGGTGTCAAAGAAGCCAGTTTTGTGCCCACAAATAAAGTTGCTGATGGTGAACAAGTCAAGAGATATCAATTGGGCATATATGATTTCCAAGCATCAACAATGCTACTTGCACCATTGGTCACACTGGTCATATTGAACACGGTGTCCTTCATCTGGGGAATTGGAAAATCGAGCCTTGCTGGTGGATGGGGAGAATTGTTTGGGCAAATcttcctttcatttttcatcttgatTGTGAACTATCCCATAATTGAAGGAATGATGTTGAGGAAGGACAAGGGACGTATTCCACCGTCTGCCACTTTGTTCTCTTTGGCGTGCTCGTTCCTAATCTTGCTTTTGGGCTATACTGCTTTCTTCTAG
- the LOC140003824 gene encoding cellulose synthase-like protein G3 isoform X1, protein MEAFPLHQIAVDKLLVYINRSHTFIHSAVLICMIVYRVSSFLFNKDSQAIPLIPWLLIFSSELLLGFIWLMKSAYNWRPISRSVFLERLPPDDDLPPIDVFICTADPVREPPLKVMNTVLSSMALDYPPGKLSVYLSDDAGSSLTLYAIHEAWDFGRLWIPFCRKYAIKNGCPEAYFSTTIEDHGNKIGFQEERKNIEVEYEKFKERLRIAGESIGAKSSQDHPAMIEIIGSKDPVIADSDNAKMPRVVYVSREKRPSHPHNFKAGSLNVLLRVSGIISNSPYILVLDCDMYCNDSTSARQAMCFHLDQKMRSSLAFVQFPQKFGNISKNDIYDAALRYIFVVMWPGMDGLRGPILSGTCFYIKREALYGRSREKDVDLVQLKQSFGPSNEFLRSLKRTSHSDNKVIDDQDSVTALLQETRFVGFPTYETNTAWGKEIGFLYDSVVEDYFTGFILHCRGWSSVFCNPQRPAFLGSSPTNLSDTLIQGTRWNTGLLEVFLSRFCPIIYGLGRVPLLDCMCYAYFSAQPLYCFPVWCLAIVPQLCLLNGIPVYPRVSSPWFILYSVAFLSTLGIHLWDVLRTGGTTRIWWNEWRVWMTKSVTAYFYGSLDAFLKLFGVKEASFVPTNKVADGEQVKRYQLGIYDFQASTMLLAPLVTLVILNTVSFIWGIGKSSLAGGWGELFGQIFLSFFILIVNYPIIEGMMLRKDKGRIPPSATLFSLACSFLILLLGYTAFF, encoded by the exons ATGGAAGCTTTTCCTCTTCATCAAATCGCAGTCGACAAATTGTTAGTCTACATCAATAGATCACACACTTTTATCCACTCCGCGGTGTTAATATGCATGATTGTCTACAGGGTTTCTTCATTTCTCTTCAACAAAGATTCCCAAGCAATCCCTTTAATTCCTTGGCTGTTAATCTTTTCTTCTGAGCTTCTCCTTGGCTTCATTTGGCTCATGAAATCTGCCTATAACTGGAGGCCTATCTCTCGTTCTGTCTTTCTTGAAAGATTGCCACCTGATGATGATCTTCCTCCAATTGACGTTTTCATATGCACTGCTGATCCCGTCAGAGAGCCACCCTTGAAAGTTATGAACACTGTTTTATCCTCCATGGCTCTCGATTATCCACCGGGGAAGCTCTCTGTTTATCTTTCTGATGATGCAGGCTCGTCTTTGACCCTTTATGCTATTCATGAAGCCTGGGACTTTGGAAGGTTATGGATTCCATTTTGCAGGAAATATGCGATCAAGAATGGATGTCCTGAGGCCTATTTTTCGACAACTATTGAAGATCATGGTAACAAAATTGGGTTCCAAGAAGAAcggaaaaatattgag GTGGAGTATGAGAAGTTCAAGGAGAGATTGAGGATAGCTGGAGAAAGTATAGGGGCTAAAAGTAGTCAAGATCACCCTGCCATGATTGAG ATAATAGGCTCCAAAGATCCAGTAATAGCAGATTCCGATAATGCCAAGATGCCCCGGGTGGTTTATGTTTCTAGAGAGAAAAGACCATCTCATCCCCATAATTTCAAGGCTGGATCCCTGAATGTTCTT CTTCGGGTGTCTGGCATCATAAGCAACAGCCCTTACATATTGGTATTGGACTGTGACATGTACTGTAATGATTCAACATCGGCCCGTCAAGCAATGTGCTTCCATCTGGACCAGAAAATGCGTTCTTCCCTTGCTTTTGTCCAATTTCCACAGAAATTCGGTAACATTAGCAAGAATGACATATATGATGCTGCTCTGAGATATATATTTGTG GTCATGTGGCCTGGTATGGATGGGCTTAGGGGACCAATATTGTCTGGTACATGCTTTTACATCAAAAGAGAAGCACTATATGGGCGTAGCAGAGAAAAAG ATGTGGATCTCGTTCAGCTCAAGCAATCCTTTGGCCCGTCCAATGAATTCCTAAGATCACTTAAAAGAACCAGCCACAGCGATAACAAGGTCATTGATGATCAGGACTCTGTGACTGCACTGCttcaagaaacaagatttgTAGGCTTCCCAACTTATGAGACAAACACAGCCTGGGGTAAAGAG ATAGGTTTCTTGTACGATTCTGTGGTGGAAGATTACTTCACAGGATTCATTTTGCACTGCAGAGGATGGAGTTCTGTCTTCTGCAATCCCCAAAGGCCAGCATTTTTGGGGAGCTCTCCCACTAATTTGAGTGACACATTAATTCAGGGCACGAGATGGAATACCGGATTGCTTGAGGTTTTCCTTTCAAGGTTCTGTCCTATTATTTACGGGTTAGGAAGAGTCCCTCTTCTCGATTGCATGTGTTATGCCTACTTCTCTGCTCAGCCTCTGTACTGCTTCCCGGTTTGGTGTTTGGCTATTGTGCCTCAGTTGTGTCTGTTAAATGGCATCCCAGTGTATCCCAGG GTATCAAGTCCTTGGTTTATCCTGTATTCAGTTGCTTTCTTATCAACTCTTGGCATCCATCTGTGGGATGTTCTCAGAACAGGAGGAACAACAAGGATTTGGTGGAATGAATGGCGTGTATGGATGACAAAATCAGTTACAGCATATTTCTATGGAAGCTTGGATGCTTTCTTGAAGTTATTTGGTGTCAAAGAAGCCAGTTTTGTGCCCACAAATAAAGTTGCTGATGGTGAACAAGTCAAGAGATATCAATTGGGCATATATGATTTCCAAGCATCAACAATGCTACTTGCACCATTGGTCACACTGGTCATATTGAACACGGTGTCCTTCATCTGGGGAATTGGAAAATCGAGCCTTGCTGGTGGATGGGGAGAATTGTTTGGGCAAATcttcctttcatttttcatcttgatTGTGAACTATCCCATAATTGAAGGAATGATGTTGAGGAAGGACAAGGGACGTATTCCACCGTCTGCCACTTTGTTCTCTTTGGCGTGCTCGTTCCTAATCTTGCTTTTGGGCTATACTGCTTTCTTCTAG
- the LOC140003824 gene encoding cellulose synthase-like protein G2 isoform X3: MEAFPLHQIAVDKLLVYINRSHTFIHSAVLICMIVYRVSSFLFNKDSQAIPLIPWLLIFSSELLLGFIWLMKSAYNWRPISRSVFLERLPPDDDLPPIDVFICTADPVREPPLKVMNTVLSSMALDYPPGKLSVYLSDDAGSSLTLYAIHEAWDFGRLWIPFCRKYAIKNGCPEAYFSTTIEDHGNKIGFQEERKNIEVEYEKFKERLRIAGESIGAKSSQDHPAMIELRVSGIISNSPYILVLDCDMYCNDSTSARQAMCFHLDQKMRSSLAFVQFPQKFGNISKNDIYDAALRYIFVVMWPGMDGLRGPILSGTCFYIKREALYGRSREKDVDLVQLKQSFGPSNEFLRSLKRTSHSDNKVIDDQDSVTALLQETRFVGFPTYETNTAWGKEIGFLYDSVVEDYFTGFILHCRGWSSVFCNPQRPAFLGSSPTNLSDTLIQGTRWNTGLLEVFLSRFCPIIYGLGRVPLLDCMCYAYFSAQPLYCFPVWCLAIVPQLCLLNGIPVYPRVSSPWFILYSVAFLSTLGIHLWDVLRTGGTTRIWWNEWRVWMTKSVTAYFYGSLDAFLKLFGVKEASFVPTNKVADGEQVKRYQLGIYDFQASTMLLAPLVTLVILNTVSFIWGIGKSSLAGGWGELFGQIFLSFFILIVNYPIIEGMMLRKDKGRIPPSATLFSLACSFLILLLGYTAFF, from the exons ATGGAAGCTTTTCCTCTTCATCAAATCGCAGTCGACAAATTGTTAGTCTACATCAATAGATCACACACTTTTATCCACTCCGCGGTGTTAATATGCATGATTGTCTACAGGGTTTCTTCATTTCTCTTCAACAAAGATTCCCAAGCAATCCCTTTAATTCCTTGGCTGTTAATCTTTTCTTCTGAGCTTCTCCTTGGCTTCATTTGGCTCATGAAATCTGCCTATAACTGGAGGCCTATCTCTCGTTCTGTCTTTCTTGAAAGATTGCCACCTGATGATGATCTTCCTCCAATTGACGTTTTCATATGCACTGCTGATCCCGTCAGAGAGCCACCCTTGAAAGTTATGAACACTGTTTTATCCTCCATGGCTCTCGATTATCCACCGGGGAAGCTCTCTGTTTATCTTTCTGATGATGCAGGCTCGTCTTTGACCCTTTATGCTATTCATGAAGCCTGGGACTTTGGAAGGTTATGGATTCCATTTTGCAGGAAATATGCGATCAAGAATGGATGTCCTGAGGCCTATTTTTCGACAACTATTGAAGATCATGGTAACAAAATTGGGTTCCAAGAAGAAcggaaaaatattgag GTGGAGTATGAGAAGTTCAAGGAGAGATTGAGGATAGCTGGAGAAAGTATAGGGGCTAAAAGTAGTCAAGATCACCCTGCCATGATTGAG CTTCGGGTGTCTGGCATCATAAGCAACAGCCCTTACATATTGGTATTGGACTGTGACATGTACTGTAATGATTCAACATCGGCCCGTCAAGCAATGTGCTTCCATCTGGACCAGAAAATGCGTTCTTCCCTTGCTTTTGTCCAATTTCCACAGAAATTCGGTAACATTAGCAAGAATGACATATATGATGCTGCTCTGAGATATATATTTGTG GTCATGTGGCCTGGTATGGATGGGCTTAGGGGACCAATATTGTCTGGTACATGCTTTTACATCAAAAGAGAAGCACTATATGGGCGTAGCAGAGAAAAAG ATGTGGATCTCGTTCAGCTCAAGCAATCCTTTGGCCCGTCCAATGAATTCCTAAGATCACTTAAAAGAACCAGCCACAGCGATAACAAGGTCATTGATGATCAGGACTCTGTGACTGCACTGCttcaagaaacaagatttgTAGGCTTCCCAACTTATGAGACAAACACAGCCTGGGGTAAAGAG ATAGGTTTCTTGTACGATTCTGTGGTGGAAGATTACTTCACAGGATTCATTTTGCACTGCAGAGGATGGAGTTCTGTCTTCTGCAATCCCCAAAGGCCAGCATTTTTGGGGAGCTCTCCCACTAATTTGAGTGACACATTAATTCAGGGCACGAGATGGAATACCGGATTGCTTGAGGTTTTCCTTTCAAGGTTCTGTCCTATTATTTACGGGTTAGGAAGAGTCCCTCTTCTCGATTGCATGTGTTATGCCTACTTCTCTGCTCAGCCTCTGTACTGCTTCCCGGTTTGGTGTTTGGCTATTGTGCCTCAGTTGTGTCTGTTAAATGGCATCCCAGTGTATCCCAGG GTATCAAGTCCTTGGTTTATCCTGTATTCAGTTGCTTTCTTATCAACTCTTGGCATCCATCTGTGGGATGTTCTCAGAACAGGAGGAACAACAAGGATTTGGTGGAATGAATGGCGTGTATGGATGACAAAATCAGTTACAGCATATTTCTATGGAAGCTTGGATGCTTTCTTGAAGTTATTTGGTGTCAAAGAAGCCAGTTTTGTGCCCACAAATAAAGTTGCTGATGGTGAACAAGTCAAGAGATATCAATTGGGCATATATGATTTCCAAGCATCAACAATGCTACTTGCACCATTGGTCACACTGGTCATATTGAACACGGTGTCCTTCATCTGGGGAATTGGAAAATCGAGCCTTGCTGGTGGATGGGGAGAATTGTTTGGGCAAATcttcctttcatttttcatcttgatTGTGAACTATCCCATAATTGAAGGAATGATGTTGAGGAAGGACAAGGGACGTATTCCACCGTCTGCCACTTTGTTCTCTTTGGCGTGCTCGTTCCTAATCTTGCTTTTGGGCTATACTGCTTTCTTCTAG
- the LOC113732617 gene encoding uncharacterized protein isoform X2, with product MEQHDIEKDEFEFSKNNEALIFGPASQISRFRYVVDIGCCKFFFILNGIVSIHLHYRHVLSDSVSPTTAANLCRCCRCRFNSAISCSSSCGSPRLSCSRYSPYRVLPPSVSTDDSRLFCGDLGNELNDDVLSKAFSRFPSFNMARITVYTFLHPFNFSAVFSSSEGLALTSTKA from the exons ATGGAACAACATGACATTGAAAAGGACGAGTTCGAATTCTCCAAAAACAACGAAGCCCTAATTTTTGGTCCCGCTTCTCAAATCTCGCGGTTTCGCTACGTCGTCGACATCGGCTGCTGCAAATTCTTCTTCATCCTCAACGGCATCGTCTCAATTCACCTACACTACCGGCACGTACTTTCCGACTCCGTTTCACCTACAACAGCCGCAAACCTATGTCGCTGCTGCCGCTGCCGCTTCAATTCTGCAATTTCCTGCTCGTCCTCCTGCGGTTCCCCACGTTTATCCTGCTCCCGCTACAGTCCCTACCGTGTACTCCCTCCCTCAGTATCAACAG ATGATTCTCGTTTGTTCTGTGGTGATCTTGGTAATGAGTTGAATGATGATGTTCTATCCAAAGCATTTTCAAGATTTCCATCTTTTAACATGGCCAGG ATCACTGTATACACTTTTCTTCATCCCTTCAATTTCTCGGCTGTTTTCTCTTCTTCTGAAGGATTGGCACTAACCTCTACTAAAGCATAG
- the LOC113732617 gene encoding uncharacterized protein isoform X3 — protein sequence MEQHDIEKDEFEFSKNNEALIFGPASQISRFRYVVDIGCCKFFFILNGIVSIHLHYRHVLSDSVSPTTAANLCRCCRCRFNSAISCSSSCGSPRLSCSRYSPYRVLPPSVSTDDSRLFCGDLGNELNDDVLSKAFSRFPSFNMARDWH from the exons ATGGAACAACATGACATTGAAAAGGACGAGTTCGAATTCTCCAAAAACAACGAAGCCCTAATTTTTGGTCCCGCTTCTCAAATCTCGCGGTTTCGCTACGTCGTCGACATCGGCTGCTGCAAATTCTTCTTCATCCTCAACGGCATCGTCTCAATTCACCTACACTACCGGCACGTACTTTCCGACTCCGTTTCACCTACAACAGCCGCAAACCTATGTCGCTGCTGCCGCTGCCGCTTCAATTCTGCAATTTCCTGCTCGTCCTCCTGCGGTTCCCCACGTTTATCCTGCTCCCGCTACAGTCCCTACCGTGTACTCCCTCCCTCAGTATCAACAG ATGATTCTCGTTTGTTCTGTGGTGATCTTGGTAATGAGTTGAATGATGATGTTCTATCCAAAGCATTTTCAAGATTTCCATCTTTTAACATGGCCAGG GATTGGCACTAA
- the LOC113732617 gene encoding uncharacterized protein isoform X1 — protein sequence MEQHDIEKDEFEFSKNNEALIFGPASQISRFRYVVDIGCCKFFFILNGIVSIHLHYRHVLSDSVSPTTAANLCRCCRCRFNSAISCSSSCGSPRLSCSRYSPYRVLPPSVSTDDSRLFCGDLGNELNDDVLSKAFSRFPSFNMARAPVSDWEYNATLPKTASMIDLASKIMMTCLALT from the exons ATGGAACAACATGACATTGAAAAGGACGAGTTCGAATTCTCCAAAAACAACGAAGCCCTAATTTTTGGTCCCGCTTCTCAAATCTCGCGGTTTCGCTACGTCGTCGACATCGGCTGCTGCAAATTCTTCTTCATCCTCAACGGCATCGTCTCAATTCACCTACACTACCGGCACGTACTTTCCGACTCCGTTTCACCTACAACAGCCGCAAACCTATGTCGCTGCTGCCGCTGCCGCTTCAATTCTGCAATTTCCTGCTCGTCCTCCTGCGGTTCCCCACGTTTATCCTGCTCCCGCTACAGTCCCTACCGTGTACTCCCTCCCTCAGTATCAACAG ATGATTCTCGTTTGTTCTGTGGTGATCTTGGTAATGAGTTGAATGATGATGTTCTATCCAAAGCATTTTCAAGATTTCCATCTTTTAACATGGCCAGG GCACCAGTTAGTGATTGGGAGTACAATGCTACGCTCCCCAAAACTGCTTCAATGATTGATTTGGCTTCAAAAATAATGATGACTTGTTTAGCACTGACTTAA